A region from the Pararge aegeria chromosome Z, ilParAegt1.1, whole genome shotgun sequence genome encodes:
- the LOC120636190 gene encoding uncharacterized protein LOC120636190 isoform X3 — MAQGTVICEKPLERRRAVPVIFVQGSHYDVGYDVGRTFSPMIKNFLATYENLRDFEKEYKTDTGRDAYDKTLANMKHRFPYYIKEMQGVADGANVPFHLLFLLQMDDIIGTINDNHLPRNDTGGCSSLAIKTQKSAVLGHTEDAFSETLNHFYIMSAHIIPTPEDSEKGAVEERFASLCYAGHMPGYTMGYNENGLVFSINTLSPLILKPGNTPRTFITRALLSSKNFAESEKILRDEGLGIGNGFSINMIWTDNKGDRKIYNAEVAPDLTGDRSLVNIHGFADEPLVHTNIYQRIKVKEVIGPIIDSSTARLKAIHSHQPPQSQEDIKDILSDTSGTDFQVFQEKRDSIIKTIAAGVFELDKMTWSIFINKPNGSEPVAVLPIRFSMLEKS; from the exons gtacTGTCATATGTGAAAAGCCACTGGAGAGACGAAGAGCAGTCCCCGTGATTTTCGTCCAAGGTTCCCATTATGATGTGGGCTATGATGTG GGTCGCACGTTCTCGCCCATGATCAAAAACTTCCTAGCAACATATGAAAATTTGCGGGACTTTGAGAAGGAGTACAAAACAGATACTGGCCGTGATGCTTATGACAAGACGCTTGCCAACATGAAGCATCGTTTTCCTTATTACATTAAGGAGATGCAAGGTGTCGCCGATGGTGCTAACGTTCCATTTCATTTG CTTTTCCTCCTGCAAATGGACGATATCATCGGAACAATCAACGATAACCATCTACCAAGGAACGACACTGGTGGTTGCAGTTCTTTAGCCATTAAAACTCAAAAAAGT GCTGTTTTGGGTCATACTGAAGACGCTTTTAGTGAAACACTGAATCATTTCTATATAATGTCTGCTCATATCATACCTACACCAGAAGACTCTGAGAAAGGG GCAGTTGAAGAAAGATTCGCTTCACTTTGTTACGCTGGGCATATGCCGGGATATACAATGGGATACAATGAAAATGGATTAGTTTTCTCTATCAACACTCTCAGTCCATTGATCCTGAAGCCTGGAAATACAC CAAGAACTTTCATCACGCGAGCTCTATTGTCATCCAAAAACTTCGCAGAATCTGAAAAGATCTTACGCGACGAAGGACTCGGTATCGGGAACGGATTCTCTATTAACATGATATGGACGGATAACAAAGGCGATAGAAAGATATACAACGCTGAGGTAGCACCAGATTTGACAGGTGACAGGTCTCTCGTCAACATACACGGCTTTGCTGACGAGCCATTAGTGCATACAAACAT ATACCAAAGGATCAAAGTGAAAGAAGTTATAGGGCCAATTATAGATAGTAGCACTGCCCGACTTAAAGCCATTCATTCACACCAGCCGCCACAAAGTCAAGAGGACATCAAGGATATTCTTTCTGATACAAGCGGCACCGACTTTCAAGTGTTTCAAGAGAAAAGAGATTCTATCATCAAAACAATTGCTGCGG gtgtATTCGAGCTAGACAAGATGACGTGGAGTATTTTTATCAACAAACCTAACGGTTCAGAGCCCGTCGCCGTTTTACCAATAAGATTTTCAATGTTAGAAAAATCATAA
- the LOC120636190 gene encoding uncharacterized protein LOC120636190 isoform X1 produces MEYFWSVVLFTYLGTVICEKPLERRRAVPVIFVQGSHYDVGYDVGRTFSPMIKNFLATYENLRDFEKEYKTDTGRDAYDKTLANMKHRFPYYIKEMQGVADGANVPFHLLFLLQMDDIIGTINDNHLPRNDTGGCSSLAIKTQKSAVLGHTEDAFSETLNHFYIMSAHIIPTPEDSEKGAVEERFASLCYAGHMPGYTMGYNENGLVFSINTLSPLILKPGNTPRTFITRALLSSKNFAESEKILRDEGLGIGNGFSINMIWTDNKGDRKIYNAEVAPDLTGDRSLVNIHGFADEPLVHTNIYQRIKVKEVIGPIIDSSTARLKAIHSHQPPQSQEDIKDILSDTSGTDFQVFQEKRDSIIKTIAAGVFELDKMTWSIFINKPNGSEPVAVLPIRFSMLEKS; encoded by the exons gtacTGTCATATGTGAAAAGCCACTGGAGAGACGAAGAGCAGTCCCCGTGATTTTCGTCCAAGGTTCCCATTATGATGTGGGCTATGATGTG GGTCGCACGTTCTCGCCCATGATCAAAAACTTCCTAGCAACATATGAAAATTTGCGGGACTTTGAGAAGGAGTACAAAACAGATACTGGCCGTGATGCTTATGACAAGACGCTTGCCAACATGAAGCATCGTTTTCCTTATTACATTAAGGAGATGCAAGGTGTCGCCGATGGTGCTAACGTTCCATTTCATTTG CTTTTCCTCCTGCAAATGGACGATATCATCGGAACAATCAACGATAACCATCTACCAAGGAACGACACTGGTGGTTGCAGTTCTTTAGCCATTAAAACTCAAAAAAGT GCTGTTTTGGGTCATACTGAAGACGCTTTTAGTGAAACACTGAATCATTTCTATATAATGTCTGCTCATATCATACCTACACCAGAAGACTCTGAGAAAGGG GCAGTTGAAGAAAGATTCGCTTCACTTTGTTACGCTGGGCATATGCCGGGATATACAATGGGATACAATGAAAATGGATTAGTTTTCTCTATCAACACTCTCAGTCCATTGATCCTGAAGCCTGGAAATACAC CAAGAACTTTCATCACGCGAGCTCTATTGTCATCCAAAAACTTCGCAGAATCTGAAAAGATCTTACGCGACGAAGGACTCGGTATCGGGAACGGATTCTCTATTAACATGATATGGACGGATAACAAAGGCGATAGAAAGATATACAACGCTGAGGTAGCACCAGATTTGACAGGTGACAGGTCTCTCGTCAACATACACGGCTTTGCTGACGAGCCATTAGTGCATACAAACAT ATACCAAAGGATCAAAGTGAAAGAAGTTATAGGGCCAATTATAGATAGTAGCACTGCCCGACTTAAAGCCATTCATTCACACCAGCCGCCACAAAGTCAAGAGGACATCAAGGATATTCTTTCTGATACAAGCGGCACCGACTTTCAAGTGTTTCAAGAGAAAAGAGATTCTATCATCAAAACAATTGCTGCGG gtgtATTCGAGCTAGACAAGATGACGTGGAGTATTTTTATCAACAAACCTAACGGTTCAGAGCCCGTCGCCGTTTTACCAATAAGATTTTCAATGTTAGAAAAATCATAA
- the LOC120636190 gene encoding uncharacterized protein LOC120636190 isoform X2 — MKELNGNGTVICEKPLERRRAVPVIFVQGSHYDVGYDVGRTFSPMIKNFLATYENLRDFEKEYKTDTGRDAYDKTLANMKHRFPYYIKEMQGVADGANVPFHLLFLLQMDDIIGTINDNHLPRNDTGGCSSLAIKTQKSAVLGHTEDAFSETLNHFYIMSAHIIPTPEDSEKGAVEERFASLCYAGHMPGYTMGYNENGLVFSINTLSPLILKPGNTPRTFITRALLSSKNFAESEKILRDEGLGIGNGFSINMIWTDNKGDRKIYNAEVAPDLTGDRSLVNIHGFADEPLVHTNIYQRIKVKEVIGPIIDSSTARLKAIHSHQPPQSQEDIKDILSDTSGTDFQVFQEKRDSIIKTIAAGVFELDKMTWSIFINKPNGSEPVAVLPIRFSMLEKS, encoded by the exons gtacTGTCATATGTGAAAAGCCACTGGAGAGACGAAGAGCAGTCCCCGTGATTTTCGTCCAAGGTTCCCATTATGATGTGGGCTATGATGTG GGTCGCACGTTCTCGCCCATGATCAAAAACTTCCTAGCAACATATGAAAATTTGCGGGACTTTGAGAAGGAGTACAAAACAGATACTGGCCGTGATGCTTATGACAAGACGCTTGCCAACATGAAGCATCGTTTTCCTTATTACATTAAGGAGATGCAAGGTGTCGCCGATGGTGCTAACGTTCCATTTCATTTG CTTTTCCTCCTGCAAATGGACGATATCATCGGAACAATCAACGATAACCATCTACCAAGGAACGACACTGGTGGTTGCAGTTCTTTAGCCATTAAAACTCAAAAAAGT GCTGTTTTGGGTCATACTGAAGACGCTTTTAGTGAAACACTGAATCATTTCTATATAATGTCTGCTCATATCATACCTACACCAGAAGACTCTGAGAAAGGG GCAGTTGAAGAAAGATTCGCTTCACTTTGTTACGCTGGGCATATGCCGGGATATACAATGGGATACAATGAAAATGGATTAGTTTTCTCTATCAACACTCTCAGTCCATTGATCCTGAAGCCTGGAAATACAC CAAGAACTTTCATCACGCGAGCTCTATTGTCATCCAAAAACTTCGCAGAATCTGAAAAGATCTTACGCGACGAAGGACTCGGTATCGGGAACGGATTCTCTATTAACATGATATGGACGGATAACAAAGGCGATAGAAAGATATACAACGCTGAGGTAGCACCAGATTTGACAGGTGACAGGTCTCTCGTCAACATACACGGCTTTGCTGACGAGCCATTAGTGCATACAAACAT ATACCAAAGGATCAAAGTGAAAGAAGTTATAGGGCCAATTATAGATAGTAGCACTGCCCGACTTAAAGCCATTCATTCACACCAGCCGCCACAAAGTCAAGAGGACATCAAGGATATTCTTTCTGATACAAGCGGCACCGACTTTCAAGTGTTTCAAGAGAAAAGAGATTCTATCATCAAAACAATTGCTGCGG gtgtATTCGAGCTAGACAAGATGACGTGGAGTATTTTTATCAACAAACCTAACGGTTCAGAGCCCGTCGCCGTTTTACCAATAAGATTTTCAATGTTAGAAAAATCATAA